A portion of the Hoplias malabaricus isolate fHopMal1 chromosome 1, fHopMal1.hap1, whole genome shotgun sequence genome contains these proteins:
- the laynb gene encoding chondrolectin — protein sequence MDFMKLIGTVLAVCYHPCGALRGFSSQRICRRGTEKPCFKILYHHDSRLRVGFEEARRTCREDDGELLSIETENEQRLIEKFIQDLRATDGDFWIGLRRNPGSGGGDCSSQYYWLDHSHSTFRNWLWNEPSCGYEHCVALYHRPSTSPALKDRYMFKWTDISCTTKNNFVCKYSENSPVPTPAGNSTALTDIPKINLKPKQQPVTLDYEKIKSGFSESSVSLSDENINVYYILLATVPVLLLLILVASGVFCYRVMARKRKEQNEIYAVPGQWLSAEALKKCSHTFADNPNKQGAHLEYMSSEISRTFNVRGPCSQFQDYENVPSGSVGFVTNDIYETCRSPAAVEAGWVDNDIYGY from the exons ATGGATTTTATGAAACTGATTGGGACGGTTTTGGCCGTTTGTTATCATCCCTGCGGCGCGTTAAGAGGGTTCTCCA GTCAGAGAATATGTCGTCGGGGCACTGAAAAGCCCTGCTTTAAGATTCTGTATCACCACGACAGTCGATTGAGGGTGGGCTTTGAGGAGGCAAGGCGGACATGCAGGGAGGATGATGGAGAGCTGCTCAGCATCGAGACAGAAAATGAGCAGAGGCTGATAGAGAAGTTCATACAGGACTTACGGGCCACTGATGGGGATTTCTGGATTGGGTTGCGAAGGAATCCAGGCTCAGGAGGTGGCGATTGCTCTTCACAGTATTACTGGCTGGATCATAGCCACAGCACCTTCAG GAATTGGCTCTGGAATGAGCCCTCATGTGGTTATGAGCATTGTGTGGCACTGTACCACAGGCCCAGCACTTCACCTGCTCTAAAGGACCGCTACATGTTCAAGTGGACTGATATAAGCTGCACTACCAAGAACAACTTTGTATGCAAGTACTCAG aaAATTCTCCGGTTCCTACTCCTGCAGGAAATTCCACTGCTCTCACAG ATATACCGAAGATAAATCTGAAACCAAAACAACAGCCTGTCACACTGGATTATGAAAAGATAAAGAGTGGATTCTCTGAATCATCAG TTTCTCTTTCAGATGAAAATATCAATGTTTACTACATCCTCCTGGCTACAGTGCCTGTATTGCTTCTGCTCATATTGGTCGCCTCAGGGGTCTTCTGCTATAGAGTCATGGCCAGGAA GAGAAAGGAACAAAATGAAATTTATGCTGTGCCTGGTCAGTGGTTATCTGCTGAGGCTCTTAAAAAGTGTAGCCACACTTTTGCAGACAACCCCAACAAACAAGGGGCCCACCTGGAGTACATGAGCTCAGAAATCAGCAGAACATTTAACGTCAGAGGACCCTGCAGCCAGTTTCAGGACTATGAGAATGTGCCAAGCGGTTCAGTGGGGTTCGTCACCAATGACATCTATGAGACCTGTCGTAGTCCAGCAGCTGTGGAGGCAGGGTGGGTGGACAATGACATCTATGGATACTGA